A part of Chanos chanos chromosome 9, fChaCha1.1, whole genome shotgun sequence genomic DNA contains:
- the cdcp1a gene encoding CUB domain-containing protein 1a: MTKFGDPKLTESPVRSTYRLSKWSNGRKRLDCLSQFLFGFQSDTRTLVLTLDRGTIVKIDRSATVKSKCTVCTGTDRRQTCQSSVNLTETGRVSVKFTCPYPEDFFTVEILREIVCEDRSCSENIAPKHLPPLGVFNRTLTWNLKAPGPQAFRLDFTETGFRQILPEVGCPDKHVYSLLALERIGTANVGTFCRHGSIKGAQVLNGGRFSLEVPGNISLDTTVFAVSMGNEIKSLALIGVTLPEKTISEEFFSPNYPESFPDNDLTTWEFHVPPNYYATVRIVNHTEPRCLKRHTGVEYQRMGRPTMVKKLSDPQPAELQGSFNFSLSNCEMDLKQTQSRGLSLRFSISTIDRDSAAMCIVDLREEKGLSIHIEKRKPSSSCVLKRNSVAQNAVTVSSGAVSYLSFLDCPEEDVLLTVNKTIERQEWRDWQNSSLPLVVPFLDRCLVGRLQKVNWHIRGPKEGTAVLQSLSGSLKQSLPGHRCNNSVLFQITNDEDDGVSVGQFCPRGAIHQVQIRGASITVSALPTADRDMKHASRPFLNVTFRQDITERYILTVMPKMGVPTVLATPGWPAGMKSSTTVSWIVNLPSKTEAVLQFTNITQPKCEKRHTGIKVQVQGSREEMYSRREDEMAEDVIVPNSFYLNVSNCIPECDAFNVITQITLRKRKNTLLITILSIVGALLALMLIVLAVVCVVIRKKKKQMAHQVSVYNPNGHNFLPGLHGIPRMEEDDTHIYDYIEDTMVYGHLLKDEMEMKQYKQPPVDVYHSFTGPTDPKSLLKSSEEPEVGVYRPFIGPTDRSVGVPDKTKVEEDNLKSKNQHLIDNELYDSKIGMDTMRAPEPGTEEEEEEEEESDVRL; encoded by the exons TTTCTCTTTGGCTTTCAATCAGATACTCGCACACTGGTCCTGACCCTTGACCGGGGCACCATCGTCAAAATTGACCGCAGTGCGACCGTAAAATCCAAATGTACAGTGTGCACTGGAACGGACCGCAGACAAACATGCCAGTCCTCAGTCAACCTGACAGAGACCGGTAGAGTATCTGTTAAATTTACCTGTCCATACCCAGAAGATTTCTTCACTGTGGAAATCCTAAGAGAAATAG TGTGTGAAGACAGGTCTTGCAGTGAAAACATTGCCCCAAAACATCTCCCCCCTCTTGGTGTCTTCAACCGCACCCTCACCTGGAATCTAAAGGCTCCAGGGCCACAGGCCTTCAGACTGGACTTTACTGAAACGGGATTCAGACAGATCTTGCCCGAGGTGGGCTGTCCAGATAAACACGTATATTCCCTCCTCGCTTTAGAAAGGATCGGGACAGCCAACGTTGGAACTTTTTGTCGCCATGGCAGCATAAAGGGGGCCCAGGTGCTTAATGGGGGCAGGTTTTCACTGGAGGTCCCTGGGAACATAAGTCTAGACACAACAGTGTTTGCTGTGTCGATGGGAAATGAGATCAAAT CGCTCGCTCTCATTGGGGTAACTCTGCCAGAAAAGACGATATCGGAGGAATTTTTCTCTCCAAACTACCCGGAGAGCTTCCCGGATAACGACCTAACCACATGGGAATTCCACGTTCCCCCCAATTACTATGCCACGGTGCGTATCGTGAATCACACGGAGCCGCGATGCCTGAAGAGGCACACGGGGGTTGAGTACCAGCGCATGGGGAGGCCCACCATGGTGAAGAAACTTAGTGACCCCCAGCCCGCTGAGCTTCAAGGGTCGTTCAACTTCTCCCTGAGCAACTGTGAGATGGATCTCAAACAAACTCAGTCTCGGGGTCTCTCCCTACGCTTCAGTATCTCTACCattgacagagacagtgcag CAATGTGCATTGTGGATTTAAGGGAAGAGAAAGGACTGTCCATACACATAGAAAAAAGGAAGCCCAGCTCATCGTGCGTCCTAAAACGGAATTCAGTTGCCCAGAACGCCGTCACCGTGTCTTCAGGGGCGGTCTCATATTTGTCCTTCCTTGACTGCCCAGAAGAGGATGTCCTGTTGACAGTTAACAAAACTATAG AGCGTCAAGAGTGGAGAGACTGGCAGAACTCTTCGCTGCCTCTCGTCGTCCCTTTCCTGGATCGATGTCTGGTTGGGCGTTTGCAGAAGGTCAACTGGCACATACGTGGTCCAAAAGAAGGCACGGCGGTGCTGCAGTCTCTCTCCGGCAGCCTGAAGCAGTCCCTGCCGGGCCACAGGTGTAACAACAGCGTCCTCTTCCAAATCACCAACGATGAGGATGATGGGGTCAGTGTCGGACAGTTCTGTCCCCGGGGCGCCATCCACCAAGTCCAGATTCGCGGAGCCAGTATCACCGTCAGCGCCTTGCCCACAGCTGACAGGGACATGAAGCACGCAAGTCGTCCGTTCCTCAACGTGACCTTCAGGCAAGATATCACAG AACGCTACATATTGACCGTCATGCCAAAGATGGGTGTTCCCACCGTGCTGGCTACCCCAGGTTGGCCAGCCGGGATGAAGTCTTCCACCACCGTCTCCTGGATTGTAAATCTACCTTCAAAGACGGAGGCCGTTTTACAGTTCACCAACATCACCCAACCCAAGTGTGAGAAGCGACACACCGGTATCAAAGTTCAGGTTCAAGGCTCGCGGGAGGAGATGTACAGCCGCAGGGAGGATGAGATGGCCGAAGATGTGATCGTCCCAAATAGCTTCTACCTGAACGTGTCTAACTGTATCCCAGAATGCGATGCCTTTAACGTTATTACCCAGATCACCCTAAGAAAACGGAAAA ACACTCTTTTGATCACCATCTTAAGCATCGTAGGAGCGCTGCTGGCTTTGATGCTAATAGTCTTAGCAGTGGTCTGTGTTGTCATCCG aaagaagaagaagcagatgGCTCACCAAGTGTCTGTTTACAATCCCAATGGCCATAACTTTCTCCCTGGACTCCACGGAATTCCCAGAATGGAGGAGGACGACACCCATATATACGACTACATCGAGGACACAATGGTGTACGGCCATCTTCTAAAGGACGAGATGGAAATGAAACAGTACAAACAGCCTCCTGTAGACGTCTATCATTCTTTTACCGGACCCACGGATCCAAAGTCTCTACTGAAATCTTCAGAGGAACCGGAGGTTGGCGTGTACAGGCCGTTCATTGGCCCAACGGACCGCTCCGTGGGCGTGCCCGATAAGACCAAAGTGGAGGAGGACAATTTGAAGAGTAAGAACCAGCACCTGATTGACAATGAGCTGTATGACTCTAAGATTGGTATGGACACGATGCGTGCTCCTGAGCCAGGaactgaggaggaagaggaggaggaggaggagtctgACGTCAGGCTATGA
- the fez2a gene encoding fasciculation and elongation protein zeta-2, with product MAAPLAQFDDEWQDFNEFRTDHGQEKKLDRVNLNVEDVSGLLDDLPELDNGLCGEMSSFKSMEDLVNDFDEKLTVCFRNYNTKTENIAPVKPITEDTVLKNDEIWNALTDNYGNVMPVDWNQSRTRALHLPTLNLEDKPRADGVSVDLSDDEELREQMDMHSIIVSCINEEPLLTAEQVIEEIEEMMQESPDMEAGQDPSQSDLSLLSLEIQRSSTSHSHEDRVKNLSMSELSELLEEVETAIRRYSEELVQHLALRDELDFEKEVKNSFISVLIDVQNRQKEYREQQKKKRKIKNGAGAQHGRSEKTPAPRTRFSMEGISSAIQNGLRQTFGNGGGEKQYLTTVIPYEKNAGPPSIEDLQILTKILQAMKEDSDKVPCLLTDYILKALV from the exons ATGGCGGCGCCTCTAGCGCAGTTCGATGATGAGTGGCAAGATTTCAACGAATTCAGGACCGATCACGGACAAGAGAAGAAGCTAGACCGAGTAAACTTGAATGTCGAGGACGTGTCGGGCCTCCTTGACGATTTGCCAGAGCTCGATAATGGCCTGTGTGGGGAAATGAGCAGTTTCAAGTCCATGGAAGACTTGGTCAATGATTTCGACGAGAAGTTGACCGTGTGTTTTCGAAATTACAATacgaaaacagaaaacatagcCCCCGTTAAACCTATCACCGAGGATACCGTCCTGAAAAATGACGA gatctgGAATGCCTTAACAGACAACTACGGCAACGTCATGCCGGTCGACTGGAATCAGTCCCGTACCCGTGCACTTCATCTTCCAACACTGAATCTTGAGGATAAACCA AGGGCGGATGGTGTGAGCGTGGACCTCTCAGACGATGAAGAATTGAGAGAACAGATGGACATGCACTCTATCATCGTCTCCTGCATAAATGAGGAACCCCTCCTCACTGCAGAACAG GTCATTGAGGAGATTGAGGAGATGATGCAGGAGTCTCCAGACATGGAGGCTGGACAGGACCCCTCCCAGTCAGATctgtccctcctctctctggagaTCCAAAGATCCAGCACCAGCCACAGCCACGAGGACA GAGTGAAGAACTTATCTATGTCCGAGCTGAGCGAACtcctggaggaggtggagaCGGCGATCCGCCGCTATTCAGAGGAGCTGGTCCAACACCTGGCGCTGAGGGACGAGCTAGATTTCGAGAAGGAGGTGAAGAACAGCTTCATCTCGGTTCTGATCGACGTTCAGAACCGGCAGAAAGAGTACCgggaacaacagaaaaagaaaaggaaaataaagaacGGGGCCGGAGCGCAGCACGGGCGTTCTGAGAAAACCCCAGCGCCCAGAACG CGTTTCAGCATGGAGGGAATCTCCTCTGCCATACAAAATGGCCTCCGACAAACTTTTGGGAATGGGGGCGGGGAAAAACAG tatctcACCACAGTCATTCCCTATGAGAAGAATGCAGGACCTCCATCCATTGAGGATCTGCAGATCTTAACTAAGA TTTTACAAGCCATGAAGGAGGACAGTGACAAAGTGccctgtctcctcacagactACATCCTCAaag CTCTGGTGTGA
- the cnih4 gene encoding protein cornichon homolog 4 isoform X1 yields MEAAVFILSLIDCCALIFLAVYFIITLSDLECDYINARACCSKLNKWVIPELVGQALATVLMLFSLHWFIFLLNLPVASWNVYRYLKVPMGNMGVFDPTEIHNRGQLKSHMKEAMIKLGFHLLCFFIYLYSMILALIND; encoded by the exons ATGGAGGCGGCTGTGTTCATTCTATCGCTTATCGACTGCTGTGCTTTGATTTTTCTTGCTGTATATTTT ATAATTACTCTTTCAGATCTTGAATGTGACTACATCAATGCGCGGGCTTGCTGTTCAAAGTTAAACAAA TGGGTTATCCCGGAGCTTGTGGGCCAGGCTTTGGCAACAGTCCTCATGTTATTCTCTCTGCACTGGTTCATTTTCCTCCTGAACTTACCCGTGGCGTCATGGAACGTTTACAG ATATTTGAAGGTGCCTATGGGTAACATGGGAGTGTTTGATCCAACTGAAATCCACAACCGGGGTCAGTTGAAGTCTCACATGAAGGAAGCAATGATAAAACTGGGCTTCCACCTCCTCTGCTTTTTCATCTACTTGTACAG CATGATCTTGGCGTTGATCAACGATTGA
- the cnih4 gene encoding protein cornichon homolog 4 isoform X2: protein MEAAVFILSLIDCCALIFLAVYFIITLSDLECDYINARACCSKLNKWVIPELVGQALATVLMLFSLHWFIFLLNLPVASWNVYSMILALIND from the exons ATGGAGGCGGCTGTGTTCATTCTATCGCTTATCGACTGCTGTGCTTTGATTTTTCTTGCTGTATATTTT ATAATTACTCTTTCAGATCTTGAATGTGACTACATCAATGCGCGGGCTTGCTGTTCAAAGTTAAACAAA TGGGTTATCCCGGAGCTTGTGGGCCAGGCTTTGGCAACAGTCCTCATGTTATTCTCTCTGCACTGGTTCATTTTCCTCCTGAACTTACCCGTGGCGTCATGGAACGTTTACAG CATGATCTTGGCGTTGATCAACGATTGA
- the clec3ba gene encoding tetranectin, with translation MHFRGIRLLLCLFCLAHSTLQQSSSKKKKGKKSSNSAAIEELKKQIDEIVEDLNVLKQQQALQAVCLKGIKIPGKCFLANPVKKSFHTAADDCIAKGGTLSTPMTGNENDHLYDYVRQSIGPEEQIWLGINDILKEGEWQDQRSSVVRFKNWESEITRQPDGGRSQNCAVLSSTANGKWFDEKCTAEKASVCEFNIV, from the exons ATGCACTTTCGGGGAATTCGATTATTGCTTTGCCTCTTCTGTCTTGCGCACTCAACCCTCCAGCAGAGTTCctccaagaaaaagaaaggtaaaa AATCATCCAACAGTGCTGCCATTGAAGAGTTGAAGAAACAGATCGATGAAATTGTGGAGGATCTGAATGTGTTGAAGCAACAGCAAGCCTTACAAGCAG TTTGCCTGAAAGGCATAAAAATCCCCGGCAAGTGTTTCTTAGCCAACCCCGTGAAGAAAAGTTTCCACACGGCCGCCGACGACTGCATTGCGAAAGGCGGCACCCTTAGTACCCCTATGACTGGCAACGAAAACGATCATCTCTATGACTACGTCCGCCAGAGCATTGGTCCAGAGGAGCAGATCTGGTTGGGGATCAACGACATTCTGAAGGAGGGGGAGTGGCAAGATCAGAGAAGCTCCGTCGTGCGCTTTAAAAACTGGGAGTCCGAAATCACACGACAACCCGACGGCGGCAGAAGCCAAAACTGTGCTGTCCTCTCCAGCACAGCTAACGGGAAGTGGTTTGACGAGAAGTGCACGGCAGAGAAGGCGTCCGTCTGCGAGTTCAATATCGTCTGA